One Chromatiales bacterium DNA window includes the following coding sequences:
- a CDS encoding ABC transporter permease subunit, with translation MIKPVILWSDAFFFVLIGLFIAYFYYARTRAHLRAIWRKLLCSKAAMVCAVILVFYFLVAFLDSLHFQEPLEQSAADSEVVYSNEVLSALDKLLWSLRTRSEKSYSAPFATRAYVKEFYTADGMTKQHYPRLQHGGAHLENPDQQKNWDIFKHILHGIIFGAVWAVIIYALLCWFYAKRADKRWLRVMSMLIHDHHELPWRAVMLTMMSLIIVISVVGFLSQYYYVFGTDKIGSDVLYQAIKSIRTGFLIGTLTTLIMLPFALVLGVCAGYFLGKIDDVIQYLYTTLNSIPGVLLVAAAILMLNVYMDQNAEQFTNLSERSDLRLLFLCGILGITSWTGLCRLLRAETLKIKEMNYIEAAQVLGIPHWQVLLRHILPNVMHIVFITIALDFSGLVLAETVLSYINIGVDPTMHSWGNMINSARLEMAREPIVWWPLLAAMIFLFGLVLCANLFADGVRDAFDPRSAESAK, from the coding sequence ATGATTAAGCCGGTTATTTTATGGAGTGATGCATTCTTTTTCGTTCTGATAGGGCTGTTCATCGCTTATTTCTATTACGCTCGCACGCGCGCACATCTGCGTGCGATATGGAGGAAACTTTTATGCAGCAAAGCAGCGATGGTCTGTGCGGTGATTTTAGTGTTTTATTTCCTAGTAGCATTTTTAGACTCACTACATTTTCAAGAACCACTAGAACAAAGCGCTGCAGATAGCGAAGTAGTGTATTCAAACGAAGTATTGAGTGCTCTGGATAAATTGCTATGGTCGCTGCGCACTCGTAGCGAGAAGAGTTATTCGGCTCCATTTGCAACCCGCGCTTATGTAAAAGAATTTTATACTGCAGACGGTATGACTAAACAGCATTACCCGCGTTTGCAGCACGGCGGTGCTCACCTAGAGAATCCTGATCAACAAAAAAATTGGGATATATTTAAGCATATTTTGCACGGCATAATTTTCGGTGCAGTGTGGGCAGTGATAATCTATGCATTACTCTGCTGGTTCTATGCAAAGCGCGCCGATAAGCGATGGCTACGAGTAATGTCTATGCTGATACACGACCATCATGAACTGCCGTGGCGGGCAGTGATGTTGACAATGATGTCGTTGATTATCGTCATATCAGTAGTTGGTTTTTTGAGTCAATACTATTATGTATTTGGCACCGATAAAATCGGTTCAGATGTGCTCTATCAAGCGATTAAGAGCATCCGTACTGGATTTTTAATTGGCACATTGACTACCCTGATTATGTTACCTTTTGCACTTGTATTGGGTGTATGCGCTGGCTATTTCTTGGGTAAGATAGACGATGTTATTCAATATCTATATACCACTCTGAATTCTATTCCTGGTGTGCTGTTGGTTGCGGCTGCGATTTTAATGTTGAATGTATATATGGATCAAAACGCCGAACAATTCACCAATCTAAGCGAGCGATCTGATTTGAGATTGCTGTTTTTATGTGGCATACTTGGTATCACTAGTTGGACTGGCTTATGCCGCCTGTTGCGTGCCGAGACATTGAAGATTAAAGAAATGAATTATATAGAAGCAGCGCAGGTGTTAGGTATTCCGCACTGGCAGGTACTGCTGCGTCATATTCTGCCGAATGTGATGCATATTGTTTTCATTACTATCGCACTGGATTTCAGCGGTTTGGTGCTAGCCGAGACAGTACTATCTTATATCAATATAGGTGTTGACCCGACGATGCACAGTTGGGGTAATATGATCAACAGTGCGCGTTTGGAGATGGCACGAGAACCCATTGTCTGGTGGCCATTACTTGCGGCGATGATATTTCTATTCGGCTTGGTGCTGTGTGCTAATCTATTCGCCGACGGTGTTAGAGATGCATTTGATCCGCGTTCTGCGGAGTCAGCAAAATGA
- a CDS encoding ABC transporter permease, with translation MIYYLLRRVIYAIPILIGVNLLTFALFFVVNTPEDIARMHLGDRHVTQEQIDFWKSERGYDKPLLYNREQQGWGVLSDTIFYVKSVRLFAFDFGLSDNGRNITHDIQQRMWPSLAIAVPTLLIGLLVNISFALLMVFFRATYVDFSSVLLCVVLMSISALFYIIGGQYLIAKLLKLVPISGYDDSLSAIKFVVLPVIVGVVSGIGAGSRWYRTIFLEEVSKDYVTTAQAKGFGDFYILFHHILPNAMIPILTGVVVILPLLFLGSLIIESFFGIPGLGSYTIDAIANQDFAIVRTMVFLGSFLYIIGLLLTDISYTLVDPRVRLE, from the coding sequence ATGATTTACTATTTACTACGCCGGGTGATTTATGCGATACCTATTCTGATAGGGGTCAATCTATTGACCTTCGCGTTATTCTTTGTCGTTAACACCCCTGAAGATATTGCTCGCATGCACCTAGGTGATCGTCATGTCACACAGGAGCAGATAGATTTTTGGAAGAGCGAGCGCGGCTACGACAAACCTTTGCTATACAACCGCGAGCAACAAGGTTGGGGTGTCCTAAGTGATACCATCTTCTATGTCAAATCGGTACGCCTGTTTGCGTTTGATTTCGGTCTCTCCGACAATGGTCGCAACATTACGCACGATATCCAACAGCGCATGTGGCCGAGCTTGGCAATTGCCGTGCCAACCTTGCTGATAGGTTTGTTAGTCAATATTAGCTTTGCATTACTGATGGTTTTCTTCAGAGCGACTTATGTAGATTTCAGTTCGGTGTTGCTGTGTGTGGTCCTGATGTCTATCTCGGCACTGTTTTATATCATTGGTGGTCAATATCTGATTGCCAAGCTACTCAAATTGGTGCCAATATCGGGCTACGATGACAGTCTGAGTGCGATTAAATTCGTTGTGTTACCAGTCATTGTAGGTGTTGTCAGTGGCATTGGTGCCGGCAGTCGTTGGTATAGAACTATTTTCCTCGAGGAAGTCAGCAAAGATTATGTCACCACCGCCCAAGCTAAAGGGTTCGGCGACTTTTATATTTTATTCCATCATATATTGCCTAATGCAATGATCCCGATACTGACCGGCGTCGTCGTTATTTTGCCATTGTTGTTTCTGGGTAGCTTGATTATAGAGTCCTTCTTTGGTATTCCCGGTCTTGGTAGCTATACGATAGATGCGATTGCCAACCAAGATTTTGCCATTGTACGAACGATGGTTTTCTTAGGTTCGTTTTTATATATCATCGGTTTACTGCTGACTGATATTTCTTATACCCTGGTAGATCCTAGAGTGCGTTTAGAATGA
- a CDS encoding ABC transporter substrate-binding protein, whose protein sequence is MQMLHDTIKHSALIILLLLSACSGEVWNKPYQSSIDNTLYSSFTERPKHLDPARAYSSNEYAILGQIYEPVLQYHYLKRPYQLVPLTASAMPDLYYLDAQGNISDEAQASYIVYEVEIKPAILFQPHPAFATDAEGYLYHNISEQQAAEIKRLADFDDWATRELTASDYVYQIKRLADPVLHSPIASILGQYIVGFSEFSERIADLRRAEDAKAWLDLRNEEMAGLEVIDNYRYRITVSSDYPQFIYWLAMPFFSAMPWEAERFYNQPLLQERNIVLDWFPVGSGAFMMTENNPNLRMILERNPNFRDDYYPSEGDFGDQANNLLQDANKRLPFLDKVVYSLEKESIPYWNKFLQGYYDSSGISTDSFDQAIQIGQQGELDLTDYMSAKGIELSVSYQLSTIYIGFNMLDPTIGGNGERARKLRRAISIAIDIEEYISIFLNERGLPAQSPLPLGIFGSREGAAGVNPYVYDWVNGQAQRKSLAEAKQLLADAGYEDGIDQQTQKPLIIHFDSVGVGPDAKAWLNWLRKQFDNLGVQLVIRNTDYNRFQDKMRKGTAQLFRWGWNADYPDPENFLFLFYGPNAKVGNQGTNSANYQNPQFDEMFDRMRSMPNGDERQALLDEMIALLRYDAPWIWGFHPKSFALYHQWLGNVKPNQLAHNNLKYYSIDSELRVQKQQQWNQPLLGPIVIFILLLFVFIIPAIYVHKKRQQAPAL, encoded by the coding sequence ATGCAAATGCTTCACGACACCATCAAACACAGTGCTCTGATTATCTTGTTATTATTGTCGGCTTGTAGCGGTGAGGTATGGAATAAACCTTATCAGTCATCAATTGACAATACGCTTTATTCTAGTTTCACCGAGCGGCCTAAACATCTAGATCCAGCGCGCGCATATAGTAGCAATGAGTATGCGATACTTGGGCAAATATACGAGCCAGTGTTGCAATACCATTATTTGAAGAGACCTTATCAACTCGTCCCGCTAACCGCAAGCGCAATGCCAGATTTATACTATCTCGATGCGCAAGGCAATATCAGCGATGAGGCACAGGCAAGTTATATCGTCTACGAAGTAGAAATAAAGCCGGCTATTTTGTTTCAACCGCACCCGGCATTCGCAACTGATGCAGAGGGTTATTTATATCATAATATCTCTGAGCAGCAAGCTGCCGAAATCAAGCGCTTAGCCGATTTTGATGATTGGGCAACGCGCGAACTAACCGCATCCGATTATGTATATCAGATTAAGCGCTTAGCCGATCCGGTTCTTCACTCACCGATAGCTAGTATTCTCGGCCAGTATATCGTTGGCTTCTCCGAATTCAGTGAGCGTATCGCTGACTTGCGCCGAGCAGAGGACGCTAAAGCCTGGCTCGATTTGCGCAACGAGGAAATGGCTGGCTTAGAAGTGATTGATAATTATCGTTATAGAATAACGGTAAGCAGCGACTATCCGCAATTTATTTATTGGCTTGCGATGCCATTTTTTTCGGCGATGCCGTGGGAAGCAGAGCGGTTTTATAATCAGCCGTTATTACAGGAGCGTAATATCGTATTAGACTGGTTCCCAGTCGGTAGCGGTGCTTTTATGATGACTGAGAATAATCCCAATTTGCGTATGATACTGGAGCGCAATCCTAATTTTAGAGATGATTACTATCCTAGCGAAGGTGACTTTGGAGATCAAGCAAACAATCTTTTGCAAGATGCCAACAAACGATTGCCATTTTTAGATAAAGTGGTTTATAGCTTGGAGAAAGAGAGCATTCCGTATTGGAATAAATTTCTGCAAGGCTATTACGACAGTTCTGGCATCAGTACTGATAGCTTTGATCAAGCGATACAGATAGGACAGCAGGGTGAGTTGGATTTAACTGACTATATGTCTGCTAAAGGTATCGAACTATCGGTTTCTTATCAATTGTCGACTATCTATATAGGGTTCAATATGCTCGATCCGACTATCGGTGGCAATGGTGAGCGCGCTAGAAAACTACGCCGCGCAATATCTATTGCAATAGATATTGAAGAGTATATCTCAATATTCCTAAACGAGCGTGGCTTGCCAGCACAAAGTCCGTTACCGCTTGGTATATTTGGCAGTCGCGAAGGAGCGGCTGGAGTCAATCCTTATGTTTACGATTGGGTGAACGGACAAGCGCAACGCAAATCCCTTGCCGAAGCCAAACAGCTGCTAGCCGATGCCGGCTATGAGGACGGTATCGATCAGCAAACCCAAAAGCCGTTGATTATACATTTTGATTCGGTAGGTGTGGGACCAGACGCCAAGGCCTGGTTGAACTGGTTGCGCAAGCAATTTGATAACTTAGGTGTACAGCTGGTCATACGCAATACCGACTATAATCGTTTCCAAGATAAAATGCGCAAAGGCACTGCTCAGTTGTTCCGCTGGGGATGGAATGCTGATTATCCTGACCCAGAGAATTTCTTATTCCTATTTTATGGTCCGAATGCTAAGGTTGGCAATCAAGGTACCAATTCTGCCAATTATCAAAATCCGCAATTTGACGAAATGTTTGATCGTATGCGGAGCATGCCCAATGGTGATGAGCGGCAAGCATTATTAGATGAGATGATTGCGTTACTACGCTATGATGCACCGTGGATTTGGGGTTTTCATCCTAAATCTTTTGCACTGTATCACCAATGGCTAGGCAATGTGAAACCAAATCAATTGGCGCATAATAACTTAAAATACTATAGTATAGATAGTGAACTGCGCGTGCAAAAGCAACAACAATGGAACCAACCGTTGTTAGGCCCGATTGTCATTTTTATATTGTTACTATTCGTCTTTATTATTCCAGCCATATATGTGCATAAAAAACGACAACAAGCACCAGCATTATGA
- a CDS encoding substrate-binding domain-containing protein encodes MKKLRSYLTFVGLCLFVIGAADARDQISIVGSSTVYPFATVVAEHFGLTTSFKTPKIEATGSGGGLKLFCSGLGVQTADITNASRRIKQSEVDSCHRNGVTEIIEVKVGYDGIVLANSKKAEAMKINLKDIYLALVKDIPNPDGSESFVPNPHKMWSDVNPDLPNAEIMVLGPPPTSGTRDAFAELAMEGGCKKFDWIVAMKSSDKNAYKARCHSIREDGVYVETGENDNLIVQKLSVNPDAFGVFGFSFLEQNMDVVQGSIIGDVSPVFETISDGSYPISRSLYFYIKKQHIGVVPGIIEYAKAFVSPEATGADGYLIERGLIPMDSMEHKKIIDNVNQLEILPATL; translated from the coding sequence ATGAAAAAACTTCGATCTTATCTAACTTTCGTTGGATTGTGTCTCTTTGTTATCGGTGCTGCCGATGCCAGAGATCAGATATCCATTGTCGGTTCATCTACCGTATATCCGTTTGCAACTGTGGTAGCTGAACACTTCGGTTTAACCACAAGTTTTAAAACCCCCAAAATAGAAGCCACTGGTTCAGGCGGTGGTTTGAAACTCTTTTGTTCAGGACTCGGAGTACAGACCGCGGATATCACCAATGCATCTCGTCGTATTAAGCAAAGCGAGGTTGATAGCTGCCATAGAAACGGTGTAACCGAAATTATTGAAGTAAAAGTAGGTTATGACGGTATTGTATTAGCTAATTCTAAAAAAGCTGAGGCAATGAAAATCAACCTAAAAGACATTTATCTAGCTCTTGTCAAGGATATACCAAATCCTGATGGTTCAGAGTCATTCGTGCCTAACCCACATAAAATGTGGAGCGATGTTAATCCTGATCTACCTAACGCGGAGATTATGGTTTTAGGTCCTCCACCAACCTCCGGCACCCGTGATGCTTTTGCAGAGCTTGCGATGGAAGGTGGTTGCAAAAAATTTGACTGGATTGTAGCGATGAAGAGCAGCGATAAGAATGCCTACAAAGCGCGTTGTCACAGCATCCGTGAAGACGGTGTTTATGTGGAAACAGGTGAAAACGATAATCTTATCGTGCAAAAGCTCAGTGTTAATCCCGATGCTTTTGGAGTTTTCGGGTTTAGTTTCTTGGAGCAGAACATGGATGTCGTGCAGGGTTCGATTATCGGTGATGTGAGCCCAGTCTTTGAAACAATTTCCGACGGTAGTTATCCGATCTCTAGATCTTTATACTTCTATATTAAAAAGCAACATATAGGTGTAGTACCAGGAATTATTGAGTATGCTAAAGCATTTGTTAGTCCTGAGGCAACGGGTGCGGACGGCTATCTTATAGAGAGAGGTTTAATTCCTATGGATAGCATGGAGCACAAAAAAATTATCGACAATGTAAACCAACTAGAAATTTTACCAGCAACCCTTTAA
- a CDS encoding 2-oxo acid dehydrogenase subunit E2 — translation MEYQITVPNVDDFDVVEISEILVAVGDTVNADDSVVTLESEKAAMEIPSSETGVVEQIHAKVGDQVKSDTLLITLKATQDKDEAAQDRDEAVVPEQPTATQPPTEAITDQQTRVDKQKPEPKRKHSSTALRASPSVRRFARELGVQLSAVAGTGAKGRIVRADVAQYFRSLVSASAPQTSLKQVDYRQFGNTRVESIGRIPRTAAKHLQNAWQTIPHVCQHGEAEIGRLEAYRQQLNNADNRTAKLTLLPFLIKALALSLKEHPHFNASIDDSDTLLIREYYHIGFAVDTDNGLLVPVIRDADSKDIETIADEISTLAQQARDGKLTAKAMSGGCITISNLGGLDSGAFTPIINAPEAAILGISRSRITPYWDGKQFIAKHILPLHLSYDHRLNNGVSAVVFLSYYSSLLSNPKAL, via the coding sequence ATGGAATATCAAATAACCGTACCCAATGTAGATGACTTTGATGTTGTCGAGATCAGCGAGATTTTAGTCGCCGTAGGTGACACCGTGAATGCCGACGATAGCGTTGTAACCTTAGAAAGTGAAAAAGCAGCTATGGAAATTCCGTCATCTGAAACAGGTGTCGTTGAACAAATACACGCCAAGGTGGGAGATCAAGTTAAGAGCGACACCCTACTGATAACATTAAAAGCAACACAAGACAAAGACGAAGCTGCACAGGACCGCGATGAAGCGGTAGTGCCTGAGCAACCTACTGCCACGCAGCCGCCGACTGAAGCAATAACCGACCAACAAACGCGTGTTGATAAGCAAAAACCAGAACCGAAGCGCAAGCATAGTAGCACAGCACTGCGCGCAAGCCCGTCGGTTAGACGATTTGCTCGAGAATTAGGTGTTCAACTTTCGGCAGTAGCCGGAACCGGTGCTAAAGGACGCATTGTCCGAGCTGATGTAGCGCAGTACTTTCGTAGCTTAGTCTCGGCATCTGCGCCACAAACATCACTCAAACAGGTAGATTACCGGCAATTCGGTAACACTCGCGTCGAAAGCATCGGGCGTATCCCGCGCACTGCCGCCAAGCATCTACAAAATGCTTGGCAAACCATCCCTCATGTATGCCAGCATGGCGAAGCTGAGATCGGCAGACTTGAAGCGTATCGCCAACAGTTAAACAACGCCGATAATCGCACTGCCAAGCTAACCCTGTTGCCCTTCTTGATTAAAGCACTTGCGCTATCGCTAAAAGAACATCCACATTTTAACGCCTCGATAGACGATAGCGATACCCTATTGATTAGAGAGTATTACCATATTGGGTTTGCGGTGGATACTGATAACGGACTATTGGTGCCAGTCATACGAGACGCCGATAGCAAAGATATAGAAACAATAGCCGATGAAATATCAACCCTAGCTCAGCAAGCTAGAGACGGCAAATTGACTGCTAAGGCTATGTCTGGAGGATGCATCACGATTAGTAATTTAGGAGGTTTAGATAGCGGGGCATTCACGCCGATAATTAACGCACCCGAAGCTGCAATTTTAGGTATCAGCCGCAGCCGCATCACACCGTACTGGGACGGTAAACAATTTATAGCTAAGCATATATTACCATTGCACCTATCCTACGATCATCGTCTGAATAACGGAGTTTCTGCAGTAGTTTTTCTCAGCTATTATAGTAGTTTATTGTCTAATCCTAAAGCTTTATAA
- the lpdA gene encoding dihydrolipoyl dehydrogenase, giving the protein MHRKPPASPNTNRLAVIGGGPGGYSAAFRAADLGFDVTLIEHYPMLGGVCLNVGCIPSKTLLHATAAIATALELKEQGITFESPKIEIKRLMEFKNDVITRLNSGLTKLAQQRRINVLQGTAHFHSENQLKLQDSEQIINFDKAIIACGSRNRLIAGTTNNPRIMYSSAALNITSVPKQLLIIGGGYIGIENAFIYQGLGSEVTIAEMESQLLNLCDADIAKPLIDRLTHICDAIHTQAQVTQLENNTKHISAEIKTPEGTEHKQFDAVLVAAGRLPNSDRLNLQAINLITDDNGYIMVDECMRTNLPTIYAVGDVTGSPMLAHKAAHQGKIAAEHISGKRVCFDPKAIPSVIYSNPELAWVGLTEHDARSADIDYRCALFPWQANGRALGTQQSHGLSKLIYHAQTKKLLGGAVCGANADELIAEVTLALEMDADLEDIAASIHPHPTYSETIAQTAELALGTITELYSGKQHKQ; this is encoded by the coding sequence ATGCATAGAAAGCCGCCTGCTTCTCCAAACACAAATCGCTTAGCCGTCATCGGTGGTGGTCCTGGTGGCTACAGCGCAGCATTTAGGGCTGCCGATTTGGGATTTGATGTCACATTGATCGAACATTATCCAATGCTAGGTGGCGTGTGCTTGAATGTCGGCTGCATCCCTTCTAAAACATTGCTACACGCAACTGCCGCCATCGCTACAGCACTGGAATTAAAAGAACAAGGCATTACCTTTGAATCACCCAAAATTGAAATTAAACGCTTAATGGAATTTAAGAACGATGTTATCACTCGCTTAAATAGCGGACTTACTAAACTTGCACAGCAACGGCGCATTAATGTGCTGCAAGGTACTGCGCATTTTCATTCCGAAAACCAACTAAAATTGCAAGATAGCGAACAAATCATTAATTTTGATAAAGCCATTATTGCCTGTGGATCGCGCAATCGTCTTATTGCCGGTACTACAAATAATCCGCGAATAATGTACTCCAGTGCGGCATTAAATATCACCAGTGTCCCCAAGCAGTTACTCATTATCGGAGGCGGTTACATTGGTATAGAAAATGCTTTTATCTATCAAGGTTTAGGGTCCGAAGTCACGATAGCTGAGATGGAATCGCAGTTACTCAATCTGTGCGATGCCGATATCGCTAAGCCATTGATAGACCGCTTGACGCATATTTGCGATGCCATCCATACCCAAGCGCAAGTCACTCAGCTTGAAAACAACACAAAGCATATCAGTGCTGAGATTAAAACACCTGAAGGTACCGAACATAAACAATTTGATGCTGTTTTAGTCGCTGCCGGACGGTTGCCGAACAGCGATCGATTAAATCTGCAAGCCATAAATCTTATAACCGATGATAACGGCTATATTATGGTCGACGAGTGTATGCGCACGAATTTACCTACTATTTATGCGGTAGGTGATGTTACCGGGTCGCCTATGCTAGCGCATAAAGCTGCGCACCAAGGGAAAATTGCTGCCGAACATATTTCTGGCAAACGGGTCTGCTTTGACCCTAAAGCCATCCCGTCGGTCATCTATAGTAACCCGGAACTTGCCTGGGTTGGCTTAACCGAGCACGATGCGCGCAGCGCAGATATAGACTATCGATGTGCATTATTTCCGTGGCAAGCGAACGGACGCGCCTTAGGCACTCAACAAAGTCATGGCTTGAGCAAGCTAATCTATCACGCGCAGACTAAAAAATTATTAGGCGGTGCAGTTTGTGGTGCAAACGCCGACGAACTGATTGCAGAAGTTACCCTAGCGCTTGAAATGGATGCTGACCTTGAAGATATCGCAGCAAGCATCCACCCTCACCCAACCTATTCCGAGACCATAGCACAAACCGCCGAACTTGCATTGGGTACAATCACCGAACTCTACAGCGGCAAGCAGCACAAACAATAA
- the rraA gene encoding ribonuclease E activity regulator RraA codes for MTIKTADLCDKYGDQLRYITLPFNDYGGVAAFYGEIVTVQCFEDNSFVKRTLEQPGNGRVLLVDGGASMRCALLGDMLAQLAIDHRWSGIVINGCIRDSDIIGTLEIGVKALATHPRKSEKKNNGYCNVQVYIGGASCNSGDWLYADRDGIIISSEALQLAND; via the coding sequence ATGACTATTAAAACGGCAGATTTGTGTGATAAGTATGGCGATCAATTGCGCTATATCACATTACCATTTAACGACTATGGCGGGGTTGCCGCCTTTTACGGTGAAATTGTAACCGTGCAGTGTTTTGAAGATAATTCGTTTGTTAAGCGAACCTTAGAACAACCGGGCAATGGCCGAGTGTTGCTCGTCGACGGCGGTGCTTCTATGCGTTGTGCGCTGTTGGGTGACATGCTAGCACAGCTTGCAATAGACCATCGCTGGAGCGGTATTGTCATCAATGGTTGCATCAGAGACAGCGATATTATCGGCACACTAGAGATTGGTGTTAAAGCACTCGCCACCCATCCGCGTAAAAGTGAAAAAAAGAATAACGGCTACTGCAATGTGCAAGTTTATATCGGTGGTGCAAGTTGCAATTCTGGTGATTGGTTGTACGCCGACCGCGACGGTATCATCATCAGTAGCGAAGCGCTGCAACTGGCGAACGACTGA
- a CDS encoding prepilin-type N-terminal cleavage/methylation domain-containing protein, whose product MCDSKNYGFTLIEILIAIAVIAVLSSVAIYNVNFTDKVSTADELLLKQVLTDYIPQQVMLYYLSTDSTAWADKVAQIQNEMASWQHIKKTSAIARVYKGDGIELNFNTVYEEQERNKQLRDLLATLPMVESATAGGYHKQRFTIKYKLN is encoded by the coding sequence ATGTGTGACAGTAAAAACTATGGTTTTACCTTAATAGAGATATTAATAGCGATTGCTGTGATAGCAGTGCTGAGCAGTGTGGCAATATATAATGTTAATTTCACTGATAAAGTATCGACGGCTGATGAATTGCTACTCAAACAAGTATTGACTGATTATATACCTCAGCAGGTGATGCTTTATTATCTATCCACAGATAGTACAGCGTGGGCAGATAAGGTGGCGCAAATTCAAAATGAGATGGCGAGTTGGCAACATATAAAAAAGACTTCAGCAATTGCCAGAGTATATAAAGGCGATGGTATTGAATTAAATTTTAATACCGTTTATGAAGAGCAAGAAAGAAACAAGCAATTACGAGATCTTCTAGCTACACTACCGATGGTGGAAAGCGCAACTGCCGGAGGTTATCATAAACAGCGATTTACGATAAAATATAAACTTAATTGA
- a CDS encoding ribose-phosphate pyrophosphokinase: MENYRAKIALFSGTANPKLAEKIAAHLKIEISKATVDRFSDGEVHIEILENVRGKDVFIIQPICTPAEYLIELLIMIDALHRASAERITAVMPYFGYCRQDRRVRYARVPISAKVVADMISSVQADRALIVDLHADQIQGFFSFPIDNIYASPVLLDDINQHYKGNKVIVSPDVGGVVRARALAKRLDDSDLAIIDKRRPRPNESKVMNVIGTVKDKACIIIDDLVDTAGTLCAAATALKKNGAVKVSAYATHPLLSGSAIDSIDASVIDEVVVTDTIPLSDSATKCVKIRQISVSAMLAQAIESIHQARSISSLFP; encoded by the coding sequence ATGGAAAACTACAGAGCAAAAATTGCATTATTTAGCGGCACTGCTAACCCTAAACTTGCCGAAAAAATCGCTGCACACTTAAAAATTGAAATAAGTAAAGCCACTGTTGATCGTTTCAGCGACGGTGAAGTGCATATAGAAATTCTTGAGAATGTCAGAGGTAAAGATGTTTTTATTATCCAACCGATATGTACGCCGGCAGAGTATTTAATTGAGCTATTGATTATGATAGATGCTCTGCATCGCGCATCCGCTGAGCGTATCACCGCAGTGATGCCGTATTTCGGCTATTGTCGTCAAGACCGCCGTGTCCGCTATGCCAGAGTTCCAATTTCAGCTAAGGTTGTTGCCGATATGATTAGCAGTGTACAAGCCGATCGCGCACTCATCGTTGATTTACACGCCGACCAAATACAAGGCTTTTTTAGTTTCCCTATAGATAATATTTATGCTTCGCCAGTATTACTGGACGATATTAATCAACACTATAAGGGCAACAAAGTCATTGTGTCGCCTGATGTAGGTGGTGTGGTAAGGGCGCGGGCGTTGGCGAAGCGTTTAGATGATTCCGATCTGGCAATTATTGACAAACGTCGTCCTCGTCCTAACGAAAGCAAAGTGATGAATGTAATTGGCACCGTGAAAGACAAAGCGTGTATTATCATAGATGATCTGGTAGACACTGCCGGAACATTATGTGCAGCTGCCACTGCGTTAAAGAAAAACGGTGCAGTTAAGGTCAGTGCTTATGCAACCCATCCGTTATTATCTGGTTCAGCAATAGATAGTATTGACGCATCGGTGATTGACGAGGTGGTCGTCACGGATACCATTCCGCTTTCCGATAGCGCGACAAAATGCGTTAAAATCCGTCAGATCAGTGTATCGGCAATGCTTGCTCAAGCGATCGAAAGCATTCATCAGGCTCGTTCTATCAGTAGTTTATTTCCCTAG